CATCGTCGACGGGCTCAAGCAAGGTTACCTGGTCGACCCCAAGGTCAGCGTCAACCTGATCGTCTACCGCTCGTTCTACATCAATGGAGAGGTGAAAAAACCCGGCAGCTATCCCTTCGAGCCTGGGCTGACACTGGAGAAAGCCATCGCCCTGGGCGGTGGCCTGACCGAGCGTGCCTCGATCAAACGGGTAACCATCGTGCGCGGCGATGGCTCCCCATCACTGACCGACAAGGTCACGCGCAGCACCGCCATCGCCCCCGGTGACACCATCTCCATTGCACAAGGCTTTTTCTAATCATGGACAACAGCCCAAGCATCTACGTCGAACGTCCGCTCCAGCCACATCTGGCTCAGCAGCAGTACAGCGAGGAAAAGGACACCATTGACCTGCTCAAATACTGGAGGGTGATCTGGCGCGCCCATTGGAAAATCGCATGGTTGATACTGCTTGGCTGTGCGCTGGCGATGGCCACGCTGTCGTTCATTCCCCCACAGTACATCGGCAGTACCACCCTGCTGATCAAAGAAAAAACGCCGCCGCTGTTGGCCTTTCAGCAAGTCACGGATTCGAGCTCCGGTACCGTCGATTACTTACAGACGCAACTGGCGCTTATGCAATCGCGGGATCTGGCCGAACGCGCCGTCAAAAAGCTCAGCCTCACCACCCACCCGGTGACCGATCCGCGCCAACAACCGGAGTCGTGGTTCACACCGCGAAAATGGTTGGCAACGCTTGAGCTTGGCCAGTGGCTGCCAGTAGCAGGCCTTTTGACGCCCATGCCGGTGATGCCCTCTGAAGCGGATATCTTCAATGAAGTCACGCAGGACCTCATGCAACATACCAGCGTCAAATTCGTCGGTAAAAGTCAGCTGATTAAAATAGAGGTGGAGTTACCCGACTCTGGCCTGGCTGCCGCCGCCGCCAATGCAATTGCCCAAGGCTTCATCGATAGCCAGCTCGACAATAGCTTGAAGTCCTCGCAGACCAGCACCAGCTGGATGAACTCACGCCTGATCGAGTTGCGCAATAACCTGCGCAGTGCCGAAAACAAACTTCAGGCTTACCGGGAAGCACAAGGCCTGGTCGACGTCGGCGGTGTCACCACCATCAGCGCCAATGAACTGGAAATGACCGGCAACCGCATGATCGATGCCCGCCGCAACCTGGCGGAAGCCGAGAGCCGGTTTCGCCAGGTGCAGGCCCTGAGCAACGGCGACCTGAGCAAACTCTCAAGTGTGCCGGCCGTCTTGAGTAATCCTGTGGTGCAGAAATTCCAGGCGCAACAGGCCAAGGCTCAAGCCAAGGTCGAAGAATTGTCCGGGCGCTACGGCCCAAAACATCCGACCCTGGCTGCCGCTCGCGCCGAGTTGCGCATGGCTACCGACAGTTTGCGCCTGCAGGTTCGACAGGTGGTCGCCAGCATCGAACAGGATTACCAGCTATCCAGGGCCAGTGAAAACTCACTGCGTCAATCATTCAACAGCAACAAGGCGCAGATACAGGATATTTCGCGTAAAGAATTCCAGTTGCGTGAATTCCAACGTGAAGTCGACAGCAGCCGCGCCCTGTATGAGACCTTCGTCACTCGTTTGAAGGAAACGGCGGCCACGGCAGACATGGACGCCACCAAGGCGCGCATCGTCGACCCTGCGATTGTGCCTTTGGAACCGAGCAAGCCTCGTAAAACATTGATTGTGGCCATTGTTGCCATCGTGGCTGCGCTGATCGGCATAACGCAGGCGTTGCTGTCCGAAACCCTGAATAAAACCTTCAAGACCGACGAAGCCGTCGAAAGCGCGCTAGACCTCCCCCTCCTCAGCGTGGTGCCGCTGGTGACCAAGAGAAGCCGTCGGCAACTGGCGCGATTGTTCGACGACAACGACCATCCGCGTTTTTGCGAGACCATTCGCAATCTGCGCACCTGGTTGATGTTGCACAGCGGCGACATGCCGTCACAGGTAGTACTCGTTGCCTCAACCATGGCCGATGAGGGCAAAAGCACCATCGCCAACAACCTGGCCTCCTCGCTCACGAGGCTGGAGCGTGTCCTGTTGATCGATGCCGACATGCGCAAACCCAGCCTGTCGCTCAACTTCGACTTTCCGGCAGACAGCCCGGGGCTGGCCAATGTCCTGGCGGGTACTGCCCGGCTCGAAGACTGTATTCGTACGGTCGGCAACCTCGACATGCTGCCGGCCGGCAAACTTTCACCCCCTCCGCTGGACCTGCTCAGCTCGCCGCGCCTGGCCCCCCTGCTTGAGGCGCTGAAGTCGCGGTACCAACGCATCATCATCGACTCCCCGCCTGCGCAAATGGTCAGCGATGCGCTGTTGCTGGCCAAGCATTCGGACGCAGTGATCTATGTGGTCAAGGCCGAGAGCACGCCTGTGAACCTGGTGCAGAAATGCCTTGCCATTCTGCAGCAGAGCCATGCGCCGGTGTTTGGTGTGGTGCTCAACCAGGTTGACCTGCGCAACGCTCGTAGACAGGGCTACAGCCATTCCGATACGTTCCAGAACTACGACTACATGTCCAGATAGAACCTTGCGCCTGTCTCACCCGTAGTCTCCTTCCCAACATCTACCAAAAGCTGCTTCATCCCAGTCGAGCTATACCAGCGTGCGGGAACGAGGGCGTGCAGTATTCGGCGCCGAAGTCCAACCCATGCCCGGAGGTTGAGCCGATGACATCGCTCTACACCGCTCAAATGGCACACCGGCGAGGTCTGACCTTCTGGGGCCAATGGCTGTGCGCACTCAGCCTGACCAATCTGCTGCTGATGTTGCTCGTGTACTGGCGGGTCGGCAGCCTGACCAGTGAATACCGTGTTCTGATGATTCTGACTGTCCTCGGTTCGGTTCCGATCTACAGCGTCATGCAGGTTTACCACAAGCGTCATGAATGGTTGTCAGGACTCGCTCGGTTACTGGCGGCCTGGATGATCTTGCTGGCCGTGCTGATCAGCATTGCCTTCGTCACCCAGACCAGCGTGATGTTCTCGCGCCAAGTGATCATCGTCTGGGCCGTACTGGGTTATCTGATCCAGACTGCGAGTTTTTTTGCCCCTGCACTACCTCGCCCGACTGCATTCACGCAAGCTCTGCAACGAGCGCCGCGCGGTGATCATCGGTACGTGCCCGACCGCGCACAAGCTGGCGAGGAAACTGTCCAGACCGAACCGCGTACCGCTTCTGGGTTTTATCGCAACCGCCGAACATACCGGCCCGGCACCCAGCATTCTGCCGCTGCTGGGGCGCATCGACGAGGTTCGCGAAATCATCACTCACCTGCGCATACGTCGCGTCTATATCGTGCTGCCGATGGCCCAGGCAGCCATCATTGAAGCCCTGTACATCGACCTTCTGGACATGAATGTCGACGTGGTCTGGATCCCCGATTTCGGCAGCATGGTGTTGCTCAATCAGTCGATCTCGGAAATAGAGCGAATGCCGGCCATCTACCTCAATGAAAGCCTGATCAGTTCGCATCCCGGCAGCCTGCTCTGCAAAGAGCTGTTCGAACGCAGCCTGGCCGCCGTGGCCATTATTGTGCTCAGCCCCTTGCTGCTGATCGTGGCGGTGGCCATCAAGCTTTCCTCGCCCGGCCCAGTGTTGTTCAAACAAAATCGCTACGGCTGTAACGCCGAGGTGATCAAGGTCTGGAAGTTCCGCTCGATGCATGTGCACGACGACCACGAAGTCCGTCAGGCCACCCGCGAGGATGACCGCATCACCCCGCTTGGGCGTTTTTTGCGGCGTAGTTCCATCGATGAGCTGCCGCAACTGTTCAACGTGCTCTTCGGCGAAATGGCCCTGGTCGGCCCGCGACCGCACGCGGTCACGCACAACATTTATTACACCGGCAAGGTTTGCGCCTACATGGCCCGTCATCGCCTCAAGCCGGGCATTACAGGGTTGGCCCAGATCACCGGGCATCGAGGTGAAACCCAGACGCTGGAAAAAATGCAGCAGCGCGTCGCCCAGGACCTCAAGTACATCAACCAATGGTCGCTGTGGCTGGACGTCAAGATTCTCGTCAAGACCCCTTTCACATTGTTCTCAAAGGACATCTATTAGGGATGTCAGGCAATGATCAACCTGGAATTAATCGGGCATTACACCCCCAGGCGTAACAAAAGGAGAAACACCCGTGCCAGACCAAGCCCCCCTTTTACCGCATTCAGTCTGCGTCGTGATCCCGATGTACAACGGCGCCGACAGCATTGAGCAAACACTGGCGTCTCTGGTCGGGCAAACCCGACGGCCCGATCACGTCATCGTCATCGACGATGGTTCCACCGATGACGGACCACAACGGGTCAAAGACTTCGCGGCGCCGTTTCGCCTGACGCTGTTGCGGCAAGCCAACGAAGGCCAGGCCAGCGCCCGCAACCACGGATTGCGGCACACTGAAGAGACTTTTGTGGCGTTTCTCGATGCCGATGACCAATTTTGTCCGCAAAAGCTGGAGCAACAACTGGCGCTGTATGACGAACTCAGCCGTCAAGGACGGCCGGTGGGGGTGATCGACTGCTACACGCAGATCAATTACAGCGACGGTAGGCGGCAAGTGGACAACCGGCGCAAGAGCGGCAGGCATTTCTACGATTTCATCCACGCCAACGTCGTCA
The window above is part of the Pseudomonas sp. B21-048 genome. Proteins encoded here:
- a CDS encoding polysaccharide biosynthesis/export family protein codes for the protein MNARMLGLLFLPWLLPATFAADPGAQYKLAAGDVLRITVFGERDLSFEKIRLNDAGMFSYPFLGDIAAKGFTPNQVEKIIVDGLKQGYLVDPKVSVNLIVYRSFYINGEVKKPGSYPFEPGLTLEKAIALGGGLTERASIKRVTIVRGDGSPSLTDKVTRSTAIAPGDTISIAQGFF
- a CDS encoding polysaccharide biosynthesis tyrosine autokinase yields the protein MDNSPSIYVERPLQPHLAQQQYSEEKDTIDLLKYWRVIWRAHWKIAWLILLGCALAMATLSFIPPQYIGSTTLLIKEKTPPLLAFQQVTDSSSGTVDYLQTQLALMQSRDLAERAVKKLSLTTHPVTDPRQQPESWFTPRKWLATLELGQWLPVAGLLTPMPVMPSEADIFNEVTQDLMQHTSVKFVGKSQLIKIEVELPDSGLAAAAANAIAQGFIDSQLDNSLKSSQTSTSWMNSRLIELRNNLRSAENKLQAYREAQGLVDVGGVTTISANELEMTGNRMIDARRNLAEAESRFRQVQALSNGDLSKLSSVPAVLSNPVVQKFQAQQAKAQAKVEELSGRYGPKHPTLAAARAELRMATDSLRLQVRQVVASIEQDYQLSRASENSLRQSFNSNKAQIQDISRKEFQLREFQREVDSSRALYETFVTRLKETAATADMDATKARIVDPAIVPLEPSKPRKTLIVAIVAIVAALIGITQALLSETLNKTFKTDEAVESALDLPLLSVVPLVTKRSRRQLARLFDDNDHPRFCETIRNLRTWLMLHSGDMPSQVVLVASTMADEGKSTIANNLASSLTRLERVLLIDADMRKPSLSLNFDFPADSPGLANVLAGTARLEDCIRTVGNLDMLPAGKLSPPPLDLLSSPRLAPLLEALKSRYQRIIIDSPPAQMVSDALLLAKHSDAVIYVVKAESTPVNLVQKCLAILQQSHAPVFGVVLNQVDLRNARRQGYSHSDTFQNYDYMSR
- a CDS encoding glycosyltransferase family 2 protein codes for the protein MPDQAPLLPHSVCVVIPMYNGADSIEQTLASLVGQTRRPDHVIVIDDGSTDDGPQRVKDFAAPFRLTLLRQANEGQASARNHGLRHTEETFVAFLDADDQFCPQKLEQQLALYDELSRQGRPVGVIDCYTQINYSDGRRQVDNRRKSGRHFYDFIHANVVNGVSTALVKRDVIMQLGGFDASLRYSEDRFMWTRIAEHWEIHTVPQVLLERTVNSGNMTAQPKKYYQNKIRFIEVYLARYGAQLSKQQRIDFVLGNHTDFLNAFSRCGEHAQVIGVYRRMLEYSWQALIFANGKPTLRYLYAHARSLRKARASTFAD